Proteins encoded together in one Rubripirellula reticaptiva window:
- a CDS encoding reverse transcriptase domain-containing protein encodes MNGKRQKTTTQQQQLLLTFAAEGRDEVPDGPVEGTVPIAADLSTESPTSNDKLMERICDPLNFECAMARVIANGGAPGVDGMTVKELEKYFERHAGRITNELLSGTYRPQPVKRVEIPKPDGGVRKLGIPTAVDRVVQQAILLVLSPQWDETFSDNRFGFRPNRSAHDAGRRQGSCCADRWQP; translated from the coding sequence ATGAACGGCAAACGGCAGAAAACAACAACGCAGCAACAACAATTGCTGCTGACCTTCGCGGCGGAGGGTAGGGATGAAGTTCCCGATGGCCCCGTTGAAGGGACCGTGCCGATCGCGGCGGACTTGAGTACTGAAAGCCCGACAAGTAATGACAAGTTGATGGAACGCATCTGCGATCCGCTTAACTTTGAATGTGCGATGGCGAGAGTCATTGCCAATGGTGGCGCTCCCGGTGTGGACGGCATGACGGTGAAGGAACTCGAAAAGTATTTCGAGCGACACGCCGGCCGGATCACCAACGAGCTTCTTTCGGGAACGTACCGGCCCCAACCAGTGAAACGAGTGGAGATTCCCAAACCCGACGGTGGAGTGCGCAAGCTTGGCATTCCAACGGCGGTGGACCGCGTGGTCCAGCAGGCGATTCTCCTGGTGCTTTCACCGCAGTGGGACGAAACGTTTTCGGACAACCGTTTCGGCTTCCGTCCGAATCGCAGTGCTCACGACGCTGGGCGTCGGCAAGGATCTTGCTGCGCAGACCGCTGGCAGCCGTAA